One region of Plasmodium vivax chromosome 7, whole genome shotgun sequence genomic DNA includes:
- a CDS encoding hypothetical protein (encoded by transcript PVX_099635A): MGTSDLNFYINKHRKAYEERLKREQQNQQGKPSEGEPGREVEKAPPSEVTNGGANEQPIETDSRSKNPNEEFSQHASQSDATRNSTREEHMNQGELLWEETNEVDADYLLALKLNEALNGHVEPPSVVNENQWSSGSHARSAEKNEDAEDDVRKPDNSYVECLLGDNNYMPFCVNYNVGSAHMNQNPLPPGGRNRRGGHYVDHDEGGQMYGPYNLRSRSNRVNGLQSSNQSGGNGDDRYAPQLSGGNDDRRYSPHFSSAHEPLNISISSDDEEGEVQVKNVAAKSYLSQDDGVRSGSDVFYVHDENLSLTPRQGKPSGQGNLGRPVSTRGEDSKGEVTIVEGTTVGRTTVERTIGEGPREGRFSNKGAHHHEQGDPDVYIQTLRENGGEMIPRVMGNANNFSFQSVGAQSGGGGDPLPGQYNNCGGGLQVPKCTVEKAAYNLGDVYNDHFGFSNGGPFQPLQSAATEVGHPSGSSQLRGNYVDASPNDEYTDEGRYYAHYERMNLHGKEKEKNKLTIEGVYDVDAYGEGVHNGSLFPSRGRNRNGGKGAERAKNGEGEYYMAQVHGGNDVIPLEGEDLSGGAPSPYKARAKKSRRGERDTAQVESIHSDEGLSHGMVQPDGAPQMGYTMKSSGKPPTNEKIEDPYCCKGESYEAPTGRGLEVTHDDGLVLFKTGLGRRGEPQEGTNSPTMGGCNRGGRYPKSGLPYADVGGAITQGEPSPFGMLPFEKGNPVERSANGYLLNNAMMHMDDSAKVFAEMASMCAPAQKSSRGLPFESLHPGGGASAGPITSEGGLHSRTNEQTELFSGSHVKSSGRAFTLNQVEDNKNVILFHCKDGGLSEGAPHALPNYVEGGKSWSGAPRGMSNGQSGVYFHGEVSSSSSRCMVEPPPPRSEFLQRVEINRGADYQGKAEEKNKGEGPYGHVVNGMTPNRFSGSGHNKYFASGKSPVVYTLGEAQGGAAPDVYVIDEGTTSGEPHFTHGRSVYYNPMGGYRQGMIPNEDAHPVGDVQGESAGSVKVEEAEMEQVQRGGDANDNTTSAIDQCDEESANDEDLSVQQAIINSLIDL, encoded by the exons ATGGGTACCTCggatttaaatttttacattaacaaGCATCGGAAGGCATATGAGGAGCGGCTGAAGAGGGAGCAGCAGAATCAACAGGGGAAGCCCTCCGAGGGGGAGCCAGGAAGGGAAGTGGAGAAGGCCCCCCCTAGCGAAGTGACCAATGGAGGCGCTAATGAACAGCCCATCGAAACCGACAGCCGGAGCAAAAACCCAAATGAGGAATTCAGTCAGCATGCTAGTCAGAGCGACGCTACGAGGAACTCCACGAGGGAGGAGCATATGAATCAAGGTGAGCTCCTTTGGGAAGAGACCAACGAGG TTGACGCGGACTACCTGCTGGCCCTGAAGCTGAATGAGGCCCTGAATGGGCACGTGGAGCCCCCCAGCGTGGTGAACGAAAACCAGTGGAGCAGTGGGAGCCACGCGAGGAGTGCAGAAAAGAACGAAGACGCAGAGGATGATGTTAGGAAGCCGGACAATTCCTATGTTGAGTGCCTCCTGGGGGATAATAACTACATGCCTTTTTGCGTAAATTACAACGTGGGAAGTGCCCATATGAATCAGAACCCGCTGCCCCCCGGTGGGAGGAATAGGAGGGGTGGCCACTACGTGGACCATGACGAAGGAGGGCAGATGTACGGGCCCTACAACCTTCGTAGCAGGAGCAACCGAGTGAATGGCTTGCAGAGTAGCAACCAGAGCGGCGGCAATGGTGACGATCGCTATGCACCCCAATTGAGCGGCGGCAATGATGACAGGCGCTATTCACCCCATTTTAGCAGCGCCCACGAACCGCTTAACATTTCCATAAGCTCAGATGACGAGGAAGGGGAAGTCCAAGTGAAGAACGTAGCGGCGAAAAGTTACCTGTCGCAGGACGATGGGGTGAGAAGCGGCAGCGACGTTTTCTACGTTCATGACGAAAATTTGTCCCTGACGCCAAGGCAGGGTAAGCCAAGTGGGCAAGGCAATCTGGGAAGGCCAGTTTCCACCCGAGGGGAAGactcaaagggggaagtaacCATCGTTGAGGGAACCACCGTTGGGCGAACCACCGTTGAGCGAACCATCGGTGAGGGGCCGAGAGAGGGACGCTTTTCCAACAAGGGGGCCCACCATCACGAGCAAGGGGACCCCGATGTGTATATTCAGACGCTTAGAGAAAACGGAGGAGAGATGATCCCCAGGGTGATGGGaaatgcaaataatttttccttccaatCGGTAGGGGCTCAAAgtggtggaggaggagaccCACTCCCCGGACAGTATAACAATTGTGGGGGGGGTCTTCAAGTACCCAAGTGCACGGTGGAGAAGGCTGCCTATAACCTGGGCGATGTCTATAACGACCACTTTGGTTTCTCCAATGGTGGGCCATTTCAGCCTCTCCAAAGTGCAGCCACAGAGGTGGGACACCCCAGCGGGAGTAGCCAACTTAGGGGAAACTACGTGGATGCCTCCCCTAATGATGAGTACACAGATGAGGGAAGATACTACGCGCACTACGAACGGATGAACCTAcatggaaaggaaaaggagaaaaataaattgacgATTGAAGGTGTATACGATGTGGATGCATACGGGGAGGGGGTGCACAACGGGTCGTTGTTCCCCTCCAGGGGGAGGAACCGCAACggaggaaaaggagcagaaagggcaaaaaatggggaaggggAATACTACATGGCACAAGTGCATGGCGGTAATGATGTGATCCCCTTGGAAGGAGAGGACCTCTCTGGTGGAGCCCCTTCGCCGTATAAGGCGAGGGCGAAGAAGAGCAGGAGGGGAGAGAGGGACACCGCCCAGGTGGAGAGCATCCACAGCGATGAAGGGCTGTCTCATGGGATGGTCCAACCTGATGGCGCACCGCAGATGGGATACACTATGAAGTCGTCCGGAAAACCCCCcacgaatgaaaaaattgaagaccCATACTGCTGCAAAGGTGAGAGTTACGAGGCACCGACGGGGCGTGGTTTGGAGGTCACCCATGATGATGGACTTGTTCTCTTCAAGACAGGTTTGGGAAGGAGGGGCGAGCCACAGGAGGGGACAAACAGCCCCACCATGGGGGGATGCAACAGGGGAGGACGGTACCCAAAGAGTGGCTTACCCTATGCTGACGTGGGTGGGGCCATCACGCAAGGGGAGCCTTCCCCGTTTGGTATGCTCCCCTTCGAGAAGGGCAACCCTGTGGAGCGAAGTGCAAACGGTTACCTTCTAAACAACGCTATGATGCACATGGATGACAGCGCAAAGGTGTTTGCAGAAATGGCTAGCATGTGTGCCCCTGCCCAGAAGAGTAGTCGTGGTCTCCCCTTTGAGTCGTTgcaccctggggggggggcctcAGCTGGGCCAATAACATCGGAGGGGGGTCTTCACTCCAGAACGAATGAACAGACGGAGCTGTTTAGCGGCAGCCACGTTAAGTCAAGCGGGAGGGCTTTCACACTTAACCAAGTGGAAGataacaaaaatgtaattttgtTCCACTGTAAAGATGGAGGGTTGAGTGAAGGGGCTCCTCACGCGTTGCCCAATTATGtagaaggggggaagagctgGTCTGGTGCCCCCCGAGGTATGTCAAATGGGCAGAGTGGCGTCTATTTCCACGGGGAAGtgtcatcatcgtcatcccGCTGCATGGTGgaacctccccccccacgtaGTGAATTCCTCCAAAGGGTGGAAATAAACAGGGGAGCCGATTACCAAGGAAAAGCGGAAGAGAAGAACAAAGGTGAGGGTCCCTACGGACATGTGGTGAACGGCATGACGCCAAACCGATTCAGTGGGAGCGGCcacaataaatattttgcaaGTGGGAAGAGCCCCGTTGTTTACACTTTAGGAGAAGCCCAAGGAGGGGCAGCACCGGACGTGTACGTCATTGACGAGGGCACAACATCTGGTGAGCCACATTTTACGCATGGACGAAGCGTTTACTATAATCCCATGGGGGGCTATCGCCAGGGGATGATCCCCAATGAGGATGCACATCCTGTTGGTGATGTGCAGGGGGAAAGCGCAGGTTCGGTtaaagtggaagaagcggagaTGGAGCAGGTGCAACGTGGGGGGGACGCGAATGACAACACGACGTCTGCGATCGACCAGTGTGATGAGGAGAGCGCCAACGACGAGGACCTCAGTGTGCAGCAGGCCATCATCAACAGCTTAATTGATTTGTAG
- a CDS encoding hypothetical protein, conserved (encoded by transcript PVX_099640A) — protein sequence MRINKKDEIVNVLFTVFLLITQQMCLLYAILSSARSNQLYLLFLVVDVFLCVYIVLSLYDENNAGVKISIQWMVYMTTLSSKMGVFCFLIKGDSGGYSGGYSGGYSGGYSGGLSGHQQGLQGSLLFSYLSNDVLVYNLIYLTPFIYLLFSLRSRNILEHILNNKIVVENILSIDVNIINLFDLIDLIFMYSHLTNLYRMLDHVKTHSFQNVFIMLVVVLVDIALFGFYFPIYTNIDKASSYTQETVGVLKGDNPGERNRSRGKTTKRDGQKDKHGKMMRKKRPVRQSDSYGKHETGERKKGSLFYLTNGGSGSTAIGRSAAGRSSASGQSSAHSSPSRSSSRRDQSGSNSSVPSQRRTTIMSETNVPSGANASLFGKSNVRHMKTNTTSKLFHSENETNMGGGDKMNPSSLVFNNSKESTYASSDMSKELLSRDFSTSSFSSSSANSSYLSSGGSNFGSSHSASSSSSSSYLPSLLSFSSGGNKAKANKSYQQKYKDVYTDVYITAKFHFIVGFLLIDVPFFIYRLLFCLKHKMMLTLIVKNVLFLLFRSYKLNEYRLVEKEKYKKNKSNLDFHFYNLCGADSEAGAYPKGGSAGGERRERHVQRKERHVPRNVPRNAHRAKPLPFERAANGQAPEDGAEAKGKRDQRAGKVKKGNTKRGGKADKAAKKRKKKKKHTVMQVFKEEFRENKRKLLLEKAALQGMATKGSSEGATRGADHPEKRHGVEEHPEKRNGEEHPETRNDGEPKRGGKSKRSKQTPPAKFTWKERRQMKSQFKKYSNLIYKLKYKRKIPIYHFKLWDHIRAMGSLLFKRFGSSNFLYLDDQLVLPYLTNLRLMLLVLLNYMMKIGITIFFIFLLLNNHIRVSQQDFVYMYEMPVKRFDPPGVGRTDTLTFPDSFDVTNHTHLQLPEEPIPIYYINKDMEDNSKQFYNCTYVPKGYVKLEMPDSLFHSKWEQTFKLDRLYMYACLGFFFLYFVLLLGTSTFFDLLFGAILNTMSHLSFYFSLKQFVLFFFTFHGNVYNGDYVLHDGHIRKLNYEFEYLLLLLFNLQQFASICKHASLFLRVLFNCRFVYYRRGLGRARDGRRNQLRHSVSVYLLFLLCKYAHAPINLNTLLFGKNILNNILLIDNINSFTWVNIILLSLFKGTQILMTKTNYFIIGLFILHILLYVIYAIHAQILRYIILRKMEILFSFKNILISKYEEAPLVPDKTSPYVTCRDILKYYSEEGFFSSEGNMIPNFI from the exons ATGAGGATCAACAAAAAGGACGAAATAGTGAACGTGCTGTTCACCGTGTTCCTGCTGATCACGCAGCAGATGTGCCTGCTCTACGCAATTTTGAGCAGCGCGAGGAGCAACCAGCTGTACCTGCTGTTCCTCGTCGTGGATGTCTTTCTATGCGTGTACATTGTGCTGAGTCTGTACGATGAGAACAACGCGGGGGTCAAGATATCCATTCAGTGGATGGTCTACATGACCACGCTGAGCTCCAAGATGGGCGTCTTCTGCTTCCTCATCAAGGGTGATAGCGGCGGTTATAGCGGCGGTTATAGCGGCGGTTATAGCGGCGGTTATAGCGGCGGCCTTAGCGGCCACCAGCAGGGCCTCCAGGGCAGCCTGCTCTTCTCGTACCTGTCGAACGACGTGCTGGTGTACAACCTGATCTACCTGACGCCATTCATCTacctcctcttctccctgAGGAGCAGAAACATTCTAGAGCACATCCTCAACAACAAAATCGTCGTGGAGAACATCCTCAGCATAGACGTGAACATAATAAATCTCTTCGATCTGATTGacttaatatttatgtattccCACCTGACCAACCTCTACAGAATGTTGGACCATGTGAAGACGCACAGCTTCCAAAACGTATTCATCATGCTCGTCGTTGTGCTCGTGGATATTGCCCTCTTCGGATTTTACTTTCCCATTTATACTAATATAGATAAGGCCTCCTCGTACACCCAGGAGACGGTGGGGGTTCTCAAGGGGGACAATCCTGGGGAGCGGAACAGATCGAGGGGGAAAACTACCAAGCGGGATGGGCAGAAAGATAAGCATGGTAaaatgatgaggaagaaaaggccTGTTCGCCAAAGTGACTCATATGGAAAGCACGAAAcgggggagaggaagaagggcaGCTTGTTTTACCTCACCAATGGGGGAAGTGGCAGCACGGCTATTGGCAGAAGTGCCGCGGGGAGGAGCAGCGCGAGTGGACAGAGTAGTGCACATAGTTCACCCAGCCGAAGCAGCAGTAGACGTGATCAAAGCGGAAGCAACAGCAGTGTTCCTAGTCAAAGAAGAACCACAATAATGAGTGAGACCAACGTGCCAAGTGGAGCGAATGCATCCCTCTTTGGTAAATCAAACGTAAGGCATATGAAGACAAACACCACATCTAAACTCTTCCACTCGGAAAATGAAACAAacatgggggggggggacaaGATGAATCCCTCCTCTTTGGTATTTAACAATTCTAAAGAGTCCACCTACGCATCGTCTGATATGTCCAAGGAGTTACTCTCAAGGGATTtttctacttcttctttttcttcctcctctgcgAATTCGTCTTACTTATCCTCAGGTGGTTCTAACTTTGGCTCTTCTCACTCCGCGTCTTCttcgtcctcctcgtcctACCTGCCATCGCTCCTGTCCTTCTCCTCCGGTGGGAACAAGGCCAAGGCGAACAAATCCTACCAGCAGAAATATAAGGACGTCTACACGGATGTGTACATAACGGCCAAGTTTCACTTCATCGTGgggttcctcctcatcgACGTGCCCTTTTTCATATACAG ACTCCTCTTCTGCCTGAAGCACAAAATGATGCTGACGCTCATCGTGAAGAACGTGCTGTTCCTGCTGTTCCGGTCCTACAAGCTGAACGAGTACCGGCTcgtggagaaggagaaatACAAGAAGAACAAGAGCAACCTGGACTTCCACTTTTACAACCTCTGCGGCGCAGACTCGGAGGCGGGCGCCTACCCAAAGGGGGGCAGCGCGGGGGGAGAGCGAAGAGAGCGGCATGTACAGCGGAAGGAGCGGCATGTGCCGCGGAATGTGCCGCGGAATGCACATCGGGCGAAACCCCTCCCATTCGAAAGAGCCGCGAACGGCCAAGCTCCGGAAGACGGGGCGGAGGCGAAAGGCAAGAGGGACCAACGCGCGGgcaaggtgaaaaaggggaacaccaAGAGGGGAGGCAAAGCGGACAAGGcggcgaagaagaggaaaaaaaaaaaaaaacacaccgTCATGCAGGTGTTCAAAGAAGAATTCAGGGAGAACAAAAGGAAGCTGCTCCTGGAGAAGGCCGCCCTGCAGGGAATGGCAACAAAGGGGAGCAGCGAAGGAGCCACGCGGGGAGCAGACCACCCAGAAAAGCGGCATGGCGTGGAGGAACACCCAGAAAAGAGAAACGGAGAGGAACACCCGGAAACGCGGAACGACGGAGAGCCCAAACGTGGGGGAAAATCCAAACGGAGCAAACAGACCCCGCCGGCAAAATTCACCTGGAAAGAACGCAGGCAAATGAAAAGTCAATTTAAGAAATACAGCAACCTCATTTACAAGCTAAAGTACAAAAGGAAGATACCCATTTATCATTTCAAGCTGTGGGATCACATCCGAGCTATGGGTAGCCTACTCTTCAAACGCTTTGGCAGTTCAAATTTTCTCTATTTGGATGACCAGCTGGTATTGCCATACCTCACCAACCTCCGCCTTATGCTTCTCGTTCTTCtaaattatatgatgaaGATTGGcatcaccattttttttattttcctcctgTTGAATAACCACATACGGGTGAGTCAGCAGGACTTTGTCTACATGTACGAGATGCCCGTGAAGCGGTTCGACCCTCCTGGGGTGGGCCGAACAGACACACTCACCTTCCCAGACAGCTTTGATGTGACCAATCACACACATTTGCAACTCCCAGAGGAACCCATCcccatatattatataaacaaagATATGGAAGATAATTCGAAGCAATTTTATAATTGCACCTATGTACCCAAAGGGTACGTCAAACTAGAAATGCCAGATAGCTTGTTCCACTCTAAATGGGAGCAAACATTCAAATTGGATAGACTGTATATGTACGCTTGCTTGGgattcttcttcctctaTTTTGTGTTGCTTCTGGGGAcctctacattttttgaCCTCCTCTTTGGGGCCATACTGAACACGATGAGTCATttgtctttttatttttctctaaagcaatttgttttatttttttttacctttcatGGGAATGTGTATAATGGCGATTACGTGCTGCACGATGGGCACATCCGTAAGCTCAACTACGAGTTCGAGtacctcctgctgctgctgttcaACCTGCAGCAGTTCGCGTCCATCTGCAAGCACGCCTCGCTCTTCCTGCGTGTGCTCTTCAACTGCAGGTTCGTCTACTACCGGAGGGGCCTGGGCCGAG cgcGCGACGGGCGGCGCAACCAGCTGCGGCACTCCGTGAGCGTGTACCTGCTCTTCCTCCTGTGCAAGTACGCCCACGCGCCGATCAACCTGAACACCCTGCTCTTCGGAAAAAATATCCTCAACAACATCCTCCTCATTGATAACATAAACAGCTTCACCTGGGTCAACATCATTCTGCTCTCGCTCTTCAAAGGGACCCAAATTCTGATGACCAAGACTAACTACTTTATTATTGGCCTCTTCATTCTGCACATCCTCCTGTACGTCATTTATGCCATCCACGCACAGATACTTCGCTACATAATTcttcgcaaaatggagatCCTCTTTTCCTTTAAGAACATCCTCATCTCCAAGTACGAGGAGGCCCCCCTCGTGCCCGACAAGACCTCTCCCTACGTCACCTGCAGGGACATCCTCAAGTACTACTCCGAGGagggcttcttctcctccgaGG GCAACATGATTCCCAATTTTATATGA